In Fundulus heteroclitus isolate FHET01 chromosome 17, MU-UCD_Fhet_4.1, whole genome shotgun sequence, the following are encoded in one genomic region:
- the rps16 gene encoding 40S ribosomal protein S16: MPAKGPLQSVQVFGRKKTATAVAHCKRGNGLIKVNGRPLEMVEPATLQYKLLEPVLLLGKERFAGVDIRVRVKGGGHVAQIYAIRQAISKALVAYYQKYVDEASKKEIKDILIQYDRTLLVADPRRCESKKFGGPGARARYQKSYR, from the exons ATGCCAGCGAAAGGTCCACTGCAGTCTGTCCAGGTGTTTGGACGTAAA AAAACGGCCACAGCAGTCGCCCACTGCAAAAGGGGAAATGGCCTGATCAAGGTGAACGGCAGACCCCTGGAGATGGTGGAACCAGCAACCCTCCAGTACAAG CTTCTGGAGCCAGTGCTGCTGCTTGGAAAGGAGCGTTTTGCTGGCGTTGACATCAGAGTCAGAGTGAAGGGTGGTGGACATGTTGCACAGATCTATG ccatCCGTCAAGCCATCTCCAAAGCCCTGGTCGCATACTACCAGAAGT ATGTTGACGAGGCCTCCAAGAAGGAGATCAAGGACATCCTGATCCAGTACGACAGGACCCTGCTGGTCGCAGATCCACGTCGCTGCGAGTCCAAGAAGTTCGGTGGACCTGGAGCCCGTGCCCGCTACCAGAAGTCCTACCGTTAA